The Nerophis lumbriciformis linkage group LG09, RoL_Nlum_v2.1, whole genome shotgun sequence nucleotide sequence TTGGCTCTCATTGTAGTTGGGTGGGCAAATAGAAGAGTAGTGGAATCTCCGCTTTTCGCCTCTGTTATGCTTTTTGACCCCACTTCTCATAGAGTTGTTGGTCCAATAAATGTGAGTGTGATATTCCTTCTTTGTTGGAAGGAGATTTGTTTACCACAGTCGCGCCACAGCTAAcgttattatttttatcatttcatctttttttgttaaatgcgacaatgcacattaatgaataatatataacatgtactgtaaatgtgccAGGTTGTAGCAATAGgcaaatttccatctgcagtccccgaCTGGTTGATAGCATATACAAGCGATATGTTAGCAATTTAGAAAGACATAGAATTAGCCCTTCACCAAACTAAACTGGAGGAGAACATCCTGTGCCTGAGCACCCTATATAAGCATATGCAACCCAGAGCTTATGAAAAGTACCTGGCCAATTTACTTTGTGATGAACaataatacagtggaacctctactTACGAAACCCCATTTGCGAAATTTTCGGTTTACAAACTATTAGATTGAGCCAAGTATGCCTCTGTTtgtgaacgcttcattcattcattttgtgtcccgcTGGCAGGCATTTTATGCTTGCTTGTATTGAAGAGTTCGAGGAAAGTTTTTAAtttctggaaaaagatgccaaagcgGATTTGTATCACAGCGGAGGAAAAGGCCCTACCTCTTCCAAGAGCACACACTCATGGAATCCTCCCCCCGACCCCCACCCTTCTCCCCCTCGGTCTACTCTTTCCTCTAGTCAGCTACTCATTTGCCGATGActttgaaagtggattttactttttaaaatgtttattattgtagcaatatgtttttatagttaatgattttttattttattttgatcgtttgtgagggcacctaaGGGCCTTCTGTGTGCGGGTGTTGAAAGAAAAGCGCAGAGGAAAGCAGCTTGTTATTTTGGCTTGTTATTAATTGGAAAGTTATTCCATCACCCCCTtgatatgtttgtttgatatgaaGTACTGTATAGCTCTTCATATTGTGTTTTAAgtgtacaaaactgttgtatttattttttattatcagaaACAGACGAAAAGCAGTTCAACAAAAAGGTTCAATATTCAATACATGCATGCTTTTGTATAcctcaaagtgttaatactgatgTGTTAACTTCAGCTTTTTTTAATGAATCGgatgttttattttagtaaatGGCTAAGAATGCATCTATTTAATGTGTGTTAAAACAAATTACTTTATAAAGACACTATTTTTGTTCCAACCCTgggttaataataatgtaaagaaTATATGGACATTCCTCAAATTGAgggtttttcttatattttgttagtaaaatgaaaaaaagattatttacagttcataattaattaattgcttcttttttttaatcgcttCACAGCACAAattattttcactttggcccataCCAACAGATGTCGGCATTTCACCCCACTGCAGGACCACGTCCTTAATGATGCGCCCGTACGTGTTGACATAGACCCCCTCATCCTCGTAGCACAACAGCATCTCCATGCCATCTGAACTTGGCAGGAACACAATAGCGTGCGGTGTTATGTGGCTCTGGATCTGTTTGATAAAACAAAAAAGTATGTTCTTAACCGCATCAAAAAACCTTGCAAAAGAGATTTCATGTCAATGGGGCAAAacctggataaaaaaaaaaggatatatcAAAAAATTTAAACTGGAGATCAAAGTGGATTTAGGTCAGGGTTAAGACAGTTGCACAACTTACATGAACTGGGATGTAAATGTCATAGTTGTTCCCAGAGTCCACATCGATGGCGTGGAAGCCAGCACAAGAACCGTAGATGACCTTTAACCTCTGACCCTCCTCGACAGTCAGGTCGACAAGGACAGGCCTGTGTGGCAGGTCTGCAAAAGACTGGTTTACAATAAAAGAGGAGGTGCAAAGGTAAATAAAAGTGAGAAGACAATCATCTTGGACTATGGTTGCTTGGGCTACCTTGAAGGCCATGAATTTGTGATAAGGCTTGGGTGCCCAAGCATACACTTCCACTGCATTCTTCAAAGCAATCACCAGGAACTTTATCCTCTCGTATTTTACTAGACATAACAACCACAAGAACATGTGACTTAGGATACTCACATCAATAATTCACTGTGCCAAATGCATTTACGAGAATAACAAATCTGTCACTCACCGACTTTGTAGTGCACGCAGCCTTCCATCTCCCCCACTGTGGTCCAGCCTTGCTTCTTCTCTACTTCAGGGTCATTGTGGAGGATCTTGTTCCTCAGCCAGGCCAGGTAGTAGACACGGACCTTGTTTTTCTTGCCTTAATGAAAGGTACAGCAAGAGATGGCTTTCAGGGAGAGACTTAATGCTGTATTTCAATATTTGAATGTACAGTTGACCGTCAGAACTCAAACATAATTCAAGCCACAGACTGTTTGACCTTTCAATGATTTCCCCCATTAAAATCAAGGGAAATAGACGTAATTAGTTCCAAGGTTGAAACCTGCAACATTATAACATGTTTAAATACTGTTATTAGAGTACCACAAAAAGTAAAGATATGTTAGAACAAGGGCTATCAAAAATAACTAGCCATGTGATTAGTCACAAAACATTGCATTAAGCATGCATAtacggtagggctgggcgatatatcgagtttgtaaaatatatcgatatatttttaaacaagatatgaattgagaaaatatcgtaatatcgatataatttatttcatgttaaaatgaccaaacaccgcttaattgtgttccttgttctcccccgatTCCCACTCCCTCTCAACACTCATCGGCTATTAAATCCctgcccttcctccttccaaaacGTGCTTGCACTATAAGAACATTCTTGAGTTGGTTGTTTaccatgatgagtcacgattggttgagataaAGGCATAACTTTAGGGACAGGCCaaacagaggcaagatagggcgggtcatcgaaccaggaagggaaaccacaacagacacgcacatcccaaatgacgacgagtgAGTCgtagaagagggaatattcaagcgggcgatttatatatatataaaaaaactagtggaagatggcagagggattcttttCTTTAgacttttcttttagcgatgtagacgacgtccaggaaacccacaatgcgtctacttggccacatttggacaaatgtatgcgtctggataaaacattcatttgagttgtttaccacgtaagcccaaatcaaaattgTTCTTGAGTTGCGAAGCTgggcatatttcgcacgagaaatgctgccaaaaatgtatgccaaagtgaggaagatcatagctgcacaattaagtaaagtcacttacttggcgatgaccagaaccgtacgtgtgtgacagtctattacatcgtcgactgggaattaaaaagtgcctgcctgcaaatgtatttttttaaatctgagtttgatacattttgtattatttgcacagctatgttatttattttacgtagaaagaatatttttctattttatttatgttatgtaattctatgctacttaaacagtttattttctgtgctggtaatacccatcttgactaactgggttaataaaagtgccactgactgtttacagtacatttGTCATTCAGTTTAATTTTGGTggatctcgctcaaaaatgaatatctttatatgtatactttcaccggaaaatatatcgagatatatatcgaatatcaagtttaagtaaaaatatatcgagatgtactttttcgtccatatcgcccagccctaatatacggTACGcagattattttatatattttcacTACATTTGGTTACCTGATAGGCGGACGGGTTGTTATATTGTTCAGTGATCAggacaatgcatacgtcagtacaaAAATAATAAGTAGATGACGACCCCTGTGTTCGCTGGCACAATTCACTTGATAATAAACCCTGACTGAACTTTTGATAAaaggttaccaagttttgagcaaataaattatgTGCTGTCAAGTCAAGCattactttaaataaaataaaattgtatttgtgtcaaaatattgtgcTCTTTTTTATGTTAATTAAAAGTATGCAAACGAGCAATAACCTGTAActaatcaaaatgaatttaaattcaaaagtgtgattaatctgattaaaaataattattaattaactGCACTGGTTAGAACCTATGCCAAAATAAACTGTGGAAGCTAAAATTTAAATGCCTTTGTGATTAATTGGAAGTGTTTACTGGCAAAAAAACGATTTAATTTGTTGCTTTGTTGAATATGCTTTATTTTACTTATTCATTATGTTGCATTCTAGATTTTTGCATGACGTGTTGACCATATACATTGAAATTTTAGGTTTATTCCCAGATGTTCCACTCTAGTCCAAACATGATTTAaatgtaatgataataataataataatatctatgAAGCAGTTTTAAAAGACactttaaaccaaaaacaaattaataaaaatacacaaaGGAAAAGAGATTGCAGGATTAGGAAATTGATTAGTCCAGTACTAAAAGCAGTTTTGAAGAGGTAGATTTTTCGCAGTCTTTTGAAGGTTGTAAGACATTTCTGACACGTGAGGATTAAAAAGAAAAGCAAGCCCCAGAAGGAGAGAGCAGCAATAATTTAAAGGAGACATAGAACGGTTTTGAGGAGCTTGTGACACGCTTTAGTCAAAATACCCCAAGGTAATCAAGAATTAGAGCACACCTAAAATGCTCACAAACAGCCCTGTTCAGAGCAGTCGGTTTAGAATGTCATGTCTTGTGCTAAATAATAATGAGCCTTGCACATCCAGTCCTTCCTTGCACAAGCACTCAAGACTACCAGTGCAAAAAGTGAGGGGTTGATGGAGTAATAGTGCGTTCCCTAAGTAACACTGAAAACATTTGCGATATCGACAGTAGCAGACATGATAACACGTAGCAGTATTGACCTGAAATGGTGATAAGCAGGTTAAGGCCCTCCAGAACGTCCATCTGTTGGAACCTGCGAGAGTTGATGAGTGGATAGACTTTGCCCTGTCCACTGCGGTCAAGCAACTTCAGACCATTCTCTGTGCCCACCAACAGGTTAACACCTGGGGAAAAATATAATTAATGTTAGCACTTGTCCTGTTGATGGGGTAGAAAGAGCATGAGGATACAGCCATCTCTCAGGCATGAAGGGTAACTGATTGTTTTGATGGGAATTTTATACAATAGCCTTTAGAGTTTCTAGACGCCAACAAAGAATATCAACGCTACCATGATGACAGCATTTTTAAAGCAACAATTAGTTCAGTTCCAACCCAATTTCATCCATAGATGACTATATAAACATGACACATCATTATCAGTCGTCACCAGGAGACATGCTGCTTATGCTAAATAGCTTTTGAAAAAGGTCAGAAGAGCTAGAATTGATTTGAATAAAACCACTTTGATAATACACGCAGATGCTCTTTGTTCTTTCATGAAGAATTCTCTATGTCCGAGGAACACCAGCGACTACAGACCTACATATCCCGTCACATGTTGTAGTTTTTGTCATAGATTTATGTATATATCATTTTCActagactggagaaactgatcaggagGGCCggctctacgatcggaataaaactggactcactagtgagcatcatggatgatgccagtcaccctctgcataccgttatcagtagccagaggagcctgttcagtgctagactgcttcatcccaagtgcaggactaatagactcaaaaacaattttgtcccacacgccatcagactgtacaactcctctctggggggaattgggggtgggggggtactaggatcacaggtgatgcaaaacaataacatatacccccattatttattatttactttttaaattatttctcaattctgtacactgctgctggaatttttattttcctgagggaactctcctgaaggaatcaataaagatcTATCTAAAAGTAAAATTATTTCTCTGCACGTCCGAATAACTGTATTGATGCagcaacaattttttttgcattaatGCAATTCTTGGCATATGTTGTATTGTAGTACTCGTACCCCAAAGCGCAGCACACAGGATCTCAGAGTTGAACCTCTTCTTGTACTTGCGTATCTCAGGTGTGTCATTGGGAGGGCGTGTGTTGGTGGGATTTACATTCACCATGGAACCTTTCCTCACCTCCATCTTTAGCTGCTCAAATCGTGAGCCTAAAACATGAAAGGACCCATGGTATTCTTTAAAATGAAAGTGTTGAGACAAACTTAGATAAGCCTTCTGACTCACTGCTAACAGAGATGTTATCCACGGTACCTCCCGGTGTCTGGTACATTCCAAGATCCACAAATGTAGTGAAGGAGGACTTGCCAGGTGCCTTGACCAAGCATCTGGACTGATACTGGTGGGTGACACAACATGGATGAGTGCTACAAGGCTGTTTAATTTATTACATTGTCTGTAAGGATTATAGCTTTTAATCATGATATATGTTTTAGTTTTTACATTTCCAACATGCTCAGATATTTATCTACATAGATGTGAATGCAAATAGAGTTGAGATGGGGTTAAAACCATTGtgcaaaataatattaaaaatacagAATGTGAAACAAAAAAGGCAGTACATTGAGCTTCAAGGTGCAAGAGTGCATGTACATTGACAAATCCTGAATCCTGAAATTCCACTGCTTATGTGATGGCGGGATGCCATGCAGTATATGGAGCTCAAAACCCCCCACCAAGTATTTAGGGCTGATATATTTGGCATCACTCTTACATCATACACAGAGTCCTTCCCAGGGGAAGAGTGTGTGGTGGAATCAGTGGGGGAGTGAGAGGGCTGCACCACATCTGGCAAGTTAGTGTATCCATTGTGGCTCCGCTTCTCTGGGGTCTATCATGTACAAGAAAAGAACACAGATTCCAGcattttaagtacataacttaaAGGCTAAATGGTTTTCATTACTAAATGGAGACATATttaccccttacaaaaaaataccagATGTAGGAAATGTGTATTTAACATGATTACCTGTAAATTGCagaaacttattttattgtgttggGGACTGCCGGCTTTTTCTACACGAGGGCTGTCAAACGGCTAAAAAATGTAATTGCgataatcgcattttgttcatagttaactcaaaatttattgtgattaatcacatctagatagaatttttcatcattaataagtgtaccctagacagatcattttcaagttttaacaccatgaacggacaattaatttgcttgaATGAAATGTttataaacattatgctttttttaaacagttcaTCACAAAAAGTATAAACACCATTTAGtgacaataaatacaataaaatacacaatttaataacagtaaaaaatgctgctgtattgacatgaGCTAGTGAGCTGCTTTCTTGCCTTGGAGTTCGTGAAAGTTAATTATAGATTTTAAATCATGCcctttcacctggatagtaaaatgatgaggacataaactgagaagttattatgaagttattatgaatgtgcctgttactacattacatacatactatactgtctttacagcgtgtatataaaacattgatggaagtgtttggacgtttttaagcgctttataggcagaatagatcgACTCTGTTAGgcgccattgtaagcggacttttgctcGCACTTATTTACTaatcagtgaataaaaaaagaaaaacttatgtgtgcttgtcttacataaggactgtgaatgataggcaaaattccaaaaatggcagttcccctttaactggcttatcaatttttttttttagtatttattgaGGTTGAAAAGATGAGGGTTATAGAAAAATGTGAAAGTGTATTTAAATTGACCAGCATTGTCTgtctttgttggccctgcgataaggtgtaCTTCGTCTTCCgctcaaatgcagctgggataggctactaATCGAGCCACATTGCACTAAGACAACACAAGGTGGATTTAcatttagtgtgtgaatgtgagtgtaaatgttgtctgtctatctgtgttggccctgcgatgaggtggcgacttgtccagggtgtacccgcctacagcccgaatgcagctgagataggctccagcaccccccgcgacctcgtaagggacaagcggtaagaaaatggatggatggatggataggcacATGTGATTGTGATCATTTGATGTAAATCAGTGGCTTTCTTAGCTTGAATGATCAACGGGTATAAGTAAGAGTTACCTAAATGTAACATGGCCCATTTGGTTTACATGCAACAAGTAGACCAGGTGAACTTGCCTGTCTAGTTTGTAATAGTGTTTGATTTGAATTCCAATGACTTTTTTCATTTAGGTCACAGTGCATTTGCGCTTCATTACACATACACATGACTCACCCTCTGCACCAACATTGTATGATCTCCATAACCCCCAGCCTGCTCTACTTCTCCCTCCTCGGCCTCGTCTTCATGAACCACCATGGTGTTGACAGAATCAGTGTCCGCGTCCCTGTGACTAAAACAAAAAGGAGGCCATGATCAAGTAGCAGTTTTATTTTCaagaatgacaataatattaccgATCAGTTGGGCTCTCCTCCTCTTCGACTCCCTCCCCGCTTTCGCTCTCCTCACTGCTCTCACTGCTTTCCGAGGAGGAGGAGTAGTCATTAGCCTTGACTGGGGGCCTCGGCTGCTCCTCAGCACGCTCTTTGGCAAAGAGGCCATGGTCCTGCATTTATACACCATCATTCATTTATTGAAGTGTGCTAATGATTCAAACAAAACgtctttaaaacaaaataaaggaCAACTTATAATAAACAGATGCAAAGGTGTAGAAATAGTAAAAGAAAATGGTGTATAAAAAgtaacagaaaaaaaaacttgaCGACCACGTTTTACATGACCACACAGTAACAAACTACCTTTATGCAAGACATAACTGCATGCAACGCCATCTCTGTTTCCTACAAGTGAATGCAGATGCAAAGTCAAGCATAAACACTGAACATCCATACACTGCAGTACTGACCTCTCCTATTGCTCTCTTGTAACTCTACAATTGAGGAAATGTCAATACGTATTTAGGAAGAGTAGAAGCATGAGGGGAGACAACAGTGTCAACGTTAGAATAAAATATCTAGTTAGCAAATTTAGGGATCCAACGATTAACCAGTTTTACGATTAACTGtgattaaaaacatcactgttatTTCATCGCAAAGGGTCCACTATACCGTGTGTTTCAGTTTTGCTGGTATGTTATTTTTTGGCACAACCTGCACGgcacaaaaacaaggaaacaccAGGTGCTTACACGCACCTATCGAGAGCAACGCTAGTATGCTGCATTAGCTTAAAGATGGCAGTAGGACAAAGCAGCAAACTTTTCCCAACCCCCAAAAAAGCTAAAGTCGGCAGTATGGGAACATTTTGGGTACCTAAAAATTACCAAGGCGTCATTGAAGACGATGGTTCACCCATTTGCAAAACACGACAAAAGAAAGTTGTGGCTAAAGGCTCTAACACGTTCAATAGAGATTGTTTCGCCTTGTACGTGTTGAATAAACTAtaggtcaggggtccccaaactacggcccgcgggaagtcacaatacaaaaattaaataaaataaaaaacaatttttaattttgtctcctagccgctcaggcaaattatattgtctaaaaatgcatacatttttttaacccaatgcggccccagagtcaaaaagtttggggacccttgctaTAGGTATTATAAGTTAATATAGAATAAAACACTAACAAAACATCAGGAGTTTGTAGAATAACAGCACTTTACCAAGGGATCTAACTTTGTTCATTCCAGTTATTAATACAGCATAAAATAGATTCTTACAAATTATTGCCCCAATGAGTAACATTGGGAAATCAGTAAAATAAatcttaattttattttaataataaaattattaatttaaatttgtactgtcatatttaatTACTGTTATTTACACAAGTAATAAATAACATCAAAATCTTTAAGGAATgtgattttaaatgttttgttgtgAAATTAATCAATGCATAATAATCGTGATATCGTGAAACTGTGATTATTACTCAGACTACAAATGTACAGTCAAAATCTATAATCGTTGCATCCCTAAGCAAACTGTATGTTACTATTCTTGATGTGTTAAAACTGACTACATGCATGCTAGTTTATCTAATTGACAAATCAACAAAGCAGAGCCATTGAATGATGTAAGAACTTGTTTTATAAGTAGTAAATGGGGTCAGTCACTTACAGCTGGACGCCCTGGCCGGGAAGAAGTCCGAGACTCCCCTGGCTTATGACGACTATCACGAGACAGAATAGGAGAATCCATTTTGGAGGAGCCTGAAAATAATAATGGTGTTCATGTAGTAGTTTTGAGAAGGAATTGTTGTTGGAGAAGAAGCAATCGTTTACAACAGGAACTCACTGAGGATGCGATGTCTTTCTAACGAGCCTGTCTGTGGCAGATTAGATATGATGGCCATACTGTCTCCTCTCTCCCAGCGATCGTTTCGGCTGAGATCTGGATTACTGCCACAAATAGTCTCACATCAGTATAAAGCTAAAATTTTAACTAGGAAACTCCCATTAAACTCCCAGGTTTTCTTGCTGAATAACACTTGTGTGAATGGTTGCATCAGTATTTACGAAACGAGAACAAAGTATCATTTGAATACCTAGCTCTAACTGGATGCCTAATTCCAGAGGTCAGGTTGGTGTTGAGAGCTGTGGCAATTGATGCTGTTCTCTGGGGAATCTGTTGATTAAAGAGCTACATACAGTAATATATTCTGCATCGTATAACACTTACTAGATATCCCTTGCAAAAGGGCTTAATTAGGTGCATCTTTTCTTCTTTTGTATTTGTTATTTTGCTAAATGAATCATTCTAGCTCACCTTGGGTGGAAGTTCCGCATCTGGCAACCGAATCCAGGGCCCACGCTCTTCTCTGATTTGGTGTATTTGTGGTGCAGGGGTCTCAGATGTGGGGTCTGAGTTCTGACGCACTAGCTCTCGGGAGTGGATGGGTCGTGGTGTAGGGGCGAGGGAGGGATCCTGGGTGGGGAATGCGGACATGGTCTTAGTGGGCTGGTCACAGAGAGACTGGGAGCGTGGGACAGGGGCAGCATAAGGTTTTAGTGGAACCAAATGAGCCATCTGGAACTGGAGGAGGTCAGCAGGTAAGTAGAGCAGGCCCAGAAAGAAGACCAATCCAAGATAGAAGCCGGCGTAGGAAAGGAGGTTGAAtgcaaagtatttaaaaaaagaaagagggAAACATTTTTATAAAGGCAAACGTAAGAATTTCAGCGTCAAGTAGATTTAAAAGAAAGCTTTAAATTGCCATTACCCACCTTGCCCTGCCCCCCTTGTGGTTCAACAGGTCTCTGCATTGGGGGCGTCTGAGCAGACTGGGCAACTCCAGACTGGCTGATTGAATCTGAGCGTGACTGGATGGCAGTGTCAGAGACAGTGGTACAGATTTTGGGAGAGCCTTGTCGGTTGAGCTTACTTCGCTCTTCCACCTGGATTTTGAAAAACAGTGGAAGGATTTAAAAAAGGGTAAGCGACATATAGCAGGTTGAGTTGTGTGTGTTAATAGTGTTTGACACAGCTCTACCTCTCGGGCCCATGTGGGTTTGTTGTTGGCCTCCAAGTTTTTGTTATAGTGGTAGAGCTGGGGCTTCTTTTCCTGCTGCTGTTGCTGCAGTGACACTAGGTAAGCATGTTCCTGTTGCAACTGTCTCTGCAGCCGCTCTGACTGACGCTGCTCCTCCAGCTGCTTGCGCTTATACTCCTGAGCAAAGAAAAACACTGTAGTCAGGAAGGTGCTCAACACAGAGAACATCACTCCATCAAAGAAGCATATACAAGTTTTAGCTCAACAACTCAGACCACATTCATTTTATTGTCTCAAATGTATGTGACTATCAAAAATATGGGAGTCAATTACCAGCCcacaatgaaaaaaatattgatttgttTCTGCGGCTTCACATTTCATGTAGTGTAATAAACAAAGTGTAACTGTAAGTCAGTCAACCTATTGGTTTTTAATTCAGAGTTATGAACTACATGCGTCACTGTGGCGCTTAATGCTTTCTTCTTTCTACAAGACACAGGAAAGGAGATAGGATAAAAATAAATTCAAC carries:
- the mink1 gene encoding misshapen-like kinase 1 isoform X4, which translates into the protein MSENAPTRSLDDIDLAALRDPAGIFELVEVVGNGTYGQVYKGRHVKTGQLAAIKVMDVTEEEEEEIKAEINMLKKYSHHRNIATYYGAFVKKSPPGHDDQLWLVMEFCGAGSVTDLVKNTKGSSLKEDWIAYICREILRGLSHLHAHKVIHRDIKGQNVLLTENAEVKLVDFGVSAQLDRTVGRRNTFIGTPYWMAPEVIACDENPDSTYDYRSDIWSLGITAIEMAEGAPPLCDMHPMRALFLIPRNPPPKLKSKKWSKKFIDFIEACLVKTYTSRPSTEQLLKHSFIRDQPTERQVRIQLKDHIDRTRKKRGEKEETEYEYSGSDEEDENRSDDRESSSILNVPGESTLRRDFQRLQQENKERSEAHKRQQAQLAAQRRDPEEHKRQLLHDRQKRIEEQKEQRRRLEEQQRKEREMVRQQQEKGPHRRLDDMRREEDRRLAEREQEYKRKQLEEQRQSERLQRQLQQEHAYLVSLQQQQQEKKPQLYHYNKNLEANNKPTWAREVEERSKLNRQGSPKICTTVSDTAIQSRSDSISQSGVAQSAQTPPMQRPVEPQGGQGKFQMAHLVPLKPYAAPVPRSQSLCDQPTKTMSAFPTQDPSLAPTPRPIHSRELVRQNSDPTSETPAPQIHQIREERGPWIRLPDAELPPKIPQRTASIATALNTNLTSGIRHPVRASNPDLSRNDRWERGDSMAIISNLPQTGSLERHRILSSSKMDSPILSRDSRHKPGESRTSSRPGRPAETEMALHAVMSCIKDHGLFAKERAEEQPRPPVKANDYSSSSESSESSEESESGEGVEEEESPTDRHRDADTDSVNTMVVHEDEAEEGEVEQAGGYGDHTMLVQRTPEKRSHNGYTNLPDVVQPSHSPTDSTTHSSPGKDSVYDYQSRCLVKAPGKSSFTTFVDLGMYQTPGGTVDNISVSSSRFEQLKMEVRKGSMVNVNPTNTRPPNDTPEIRKYKKRFNSEILCAALWGVNLLVGTENGLKLLDRSGQGKVYPLINSRRFQQMDVLEGLNLLITISGKKNKVRVYYLAWLRNKILHNDPEVEKKQGWTTVGEMEGCVHYKVVKYERIKFLVIALKNAVEVYAWAPKPYHKFMAFKSFADLPHRPVLVDLTVEEGQRLKVIYGSCAGFHAIDVDSGNNYDIYIPVHIQSHITPHAIVFLPSSDGMEMLLCYEDEGVYVNTYGRIIKDVVLQWGEMPTSVAHICSNQIMGWGEKAIEIRSVETGHLDGVFMHKRAQRLKFLCERNDKVFFASVRSGGSSQVYFMTLNRNCIMNW
- the mink1 gene encoding misshapen-like kinase 1 isoform X7, translating into MSENAPTRSLDDIDLAALRDPAGIFELVEVVGNGTYGQVYKGRHVKTGQLAAIKVMDVTEEEEEEIKAEINMLKKYSHHRNIATYYGAFVKKSPPGHDDQLWLVMEFCGAGSVTDLVKNTKGSSLKEDWIAYICREILRGLSHLHAHKVIHRDIKGQNVLLTENAEVKLVDFGVSAQLDRTVGRRNTFIGTPYWMAPEVIACDENPDSTYDYRSDIWSLGITAIEMAEGAPPLCDMHPMRALFLIPRNPPPKLKSKKWSKKFIDFIEACLVKTYTSRPSTEQLLKHSFIRDQPTERQVRIQLKDHIDRTRKKRGEKEETEYEYSGSDEEDENRSDDRESSSILNVPGESTLRRDFQRLQQENKERSEAHKRQQAQLAAQRRDPEEHKRQLLHDRQKRIEEQKEQRRRLEEQQRKEREMVRQQQEKGPHRRLDDMRREEDRRLAEREQEYKRKQLEEQRQSERLQRQLQQEHAYLVSLQQQQQEKKPQLYHYNKNLEANNKPTWAREVEERSKLNRQGSPKICTTVSDTAIQSRSDSISQSGVAQSAQTPPMQRPVEPQGGQGKFQMAHLVPLKPYAAPVPRSQSLCDQPTKTMSAFPTQDPSLAPTPRPIHSRELVRQNSDPTSETPAPQIHQIREERGPWIRLPDAELPPKIPQRTASIATALNTNLTSGIRHPVRASNPDLSRNDRWERGDSMAIISNLPQTGSLERHRILSSSKMDSPILSRDSRHKPGESRTSSRPGRPADHGLFAKERAEEQPRPPVKANDYSSSSESSESSEESESGEGVEEEESPTDRHRDADTDSVNTMVVHEDEAEEGEVEQAGGYGDHTMLVQRTPEKRSHNGYTNLPDVVQPSHSPTDSTTHSSPGKDSVYDYQSRCLVKAPGKSSFTTFVDLGMYQTPGGTVDNISVSSSRFEQLKMEVRKGSMVNVNPTNTRPPNDTPEIRKYKKRFNSEILCAALWGVNLLVGTENGLKLLDRSGQGKVYPLINSRRFQQMDVLEGLNLLITISGKKNKVRVYYLAWLRNKILHNDPEVEKKQGWTTVGEMEGCVHYKVVKYERIKFLVIALKNAVEVYAWAPKPYHKFMAFKSFADLPHRPVLVDLTVEEGQRLKVIYGSCAGFHAIDVDSGNNYDIYIPVHIQSHITPHAIVFLPSSDGMEMLLCYEDEGVYVNTYGRIIKDVVLQWGEMPTSVAHICSNQIMGWGEKAIEIRSVETGHLDGVFMHKRAQRLKFLCERNDKVFFASVRSGGSSQVYFMTLNRNCIMNW